One Centroberyx gerrardi isolate f3 chromosome 2, fCenGer3.hap1.cur.20231027, whole genome shotgun sequence DNA window includes the following coding sequences:
- the gal3st1b gene encoding galactosylceramide sulfotransferase, with translation MFGIKGRKPKSIIGGLVLWALLTTVMLVLYSLSNPTQVESRGSHERSCALSMSKSWQKNLTVHSQGTKTKSEECSPKVNIMFMKTHKTASSTILNILFRFGEKHKLKFAFPDGRNDFFYPSPFLCSQVKDYQPGDCFNIVCNHMRFAAQEVAKLLPPDAVYITILRDPVELFESSFHYYHRAVPLTWRISGDDKLAEFLHRPRAFYTPEAYNSFYLKNLLFFDFGFDNNLEADDPRVVSDIHTLSKHFHLVLIAEYFEESLILLKDTLCWTMEDLLFFKLNARKGSSVSRLTPELRAKALEWNAVDWRLYQHFNSTFWARVEAYGKKRMKQEVSELRKRNAEMKAICIEGGDAVEARMIQDSSLLPWQPVGESSILGYNMKKDVDPKFRTLCRKMLTPEIQYLSDLGVSLWLTRLWGWLKDAIY, from the exons ATGTTTGGTATTAAAGGAAGGAAGCCCAAATCAATAATAGGAGGGCTGGTTCTCTGGGCTTTATTGACCACCGTCATGCTGGTACTGTACAGCTTATCTAACCCAACTCAAGTTGAGAGTAG GGGCTCCCATGAACGCTCTTGTGCTCTTAGCATGTCAAAATCATGGCAGAAGAATTTGACCGTCCACTCTCAAGGCACAAAAACCAAGTCAGAAGAATGCTCTCCCAAGGTGAACATCATGTTCATGAAGACCCACAAAACTGCTAGCAGCACAATACTCAACATCCTCTTCCGATTTGGAGAAAAGCACAAGTTGAAGTTTGCCTTCCCTGATGGACGCAATGACTTTTTCTACCCATCACCTTTCCTGTGCTCCCAAGTCAAGGACTACCAGCCTGGAGACTGTTTCAACATTGTTTGTAACCATATGCGCTTTGCTGCTCAAGAGGTCGCCAAGCTTCTGCCTCCAGACGCTGTGTACATAACCATCTTACGTGACCCGGTGGAGCTCTTTGAGTCTTCCTTCCATTACTATCACCGAGCCGTTCCCCTCACATGGAGGATCAGTGGAGACGACAAACTGGCAGAGTTTCTGCACCGTCCTCGGGCCTTCTACACCCCAGAGGCTTACAATTCATTCTATCTGAAAAATCTGCTCTTTTTTGACTTTGGTTTTGACAATAACCTCGAGGCTGATGATCCCCGTGTTGTGAGCGATATTCATACCCTGTCTAAACATTTCCATCTGGTCCTCATAGCAGAATACTTCGAGGAGTCTCTTATCCTGCTCAAGGACACGCTCTGTTGGACCATGGAGGACCTGCTGTTTTTTAAGCTCAATGCACGCAAGGGCTCATCTGTGTCTCGACTGACTCCTGAGTTGAGAGCCAAAGCCTTAGAGTGGAACGcggtggactggagactctatCAGCACTTTAATTCTACATTCTGGGCCAGAGTGGAGGCTTAcgggaaaaaaagaatgaaacagGAGGTAAGtgagctgaggaagaggaacgCTGAAATGAAGGCCATCTGTATTGAGGGTGGGGACGCAGTCGAAGCCAGGATGATTCAGGATAGTAGCTTGCTGCCCTGGCAGCCAGTTGGAGAGTCTTCCATCCTGGGATACAACATGAAGAAAGATGTTGACCCCAAATTCAGAACACTCTGTCGAAAAATGCTCACACCTGAAATACAGTACTTATCAGACCTAGGGGTAAGCCTGTGGCTCACAAGATTATGGGGTTGGTTAAAAGATGCTATTTACTGA
- the srsf9 gene encoding serine/arginine-rich splicing factor 9 — protein sequence MADGRIYVGNLPMEVQERDIEDLFFKYGKIRDIELKNNRGTIPFAFVRFEDPRDADDAVYGRNGYGYGDSKLRVEYPRSSGAKFGGPMGGGGGGGGGGGGGGGGGGGGPRGRFGPPTRRSEFRVIVTGLPPTGSWQDLKDHMREAGDVCFADVQRDGEGVVEFLRREDMEYALRRLDRTEFRSHQGETAYIRVYEERGTPSWGRSRSRSRSRGRYSPPYQNRGSPPQRYQSPPRHAMSRHSPPSRRHPPQHHSPPPRHYR from the exons ATGGCGGATGGACGGATCTATGTGGGGAATCTTCCAATGGAAGTCCAGGAGAGGGACATAGAGGATCTCTTCTTCAAATATGGAAAAATCCGGGACATCGAATTGAAGAACAATAGAGGCACTATCCCTTTTGCCTTCGTCCGATTTGAAGACCCACG GGATGCCGATGATGCGGTCTATGGAAGGAATGGATATGGATATGGGGACTCCAAGCTGCGTGTGGAGTACCCTCGCTCCTCTGGTGCTAAATTTGGTGGTCCtatgggaggaggtggaggtggaggtggaggaggaggaggaggaggaggaggaggtggaggaggaccTAGGGGAAGGTTTGGACCCCCAACTCGAAGATCAGAATTCCGGGTCATAGTGACTG GATTACCCCCAACTGGCAGCTGGCAGGATCTAAAGGACCATATGCGTGAGGCAggagatgtttgttttgctgacgTGCAGCGAGATGGCGAAGGAGTGGTCGAATTTCTTCGCAGAGAGGACATGGAGTATGCTTTGCGTAGATTGGACAGGACTGAGTTCCGTTCCCATCAA GGCGAGACTGCATACATCCGTGTCTATGAGGAAAGGGGTACTCCTAGCTGGGGTCGATCACGTTCCCGCTCCAGATCCAGAGGGCGCTATTCTCCTCCCTACCAGAACAGAGGGTCACCCCCTCAACGCTACCAGTCGCCCCCACGTCATGCTATGTCCCGCCATAGTCCACCATCAAGGAGACATCCTCCACAGCACCATAGCCCACCACCACGCCACTATCGGTAG
- the prodha gene encoding proline dehydrogenase 1, mitochondrial isoform X1, whose protein sequence is MSYTKFATALVRANSDNIKKIRISPGRFRSTAASTQRQELGEKEQQVDECAVVKAVPVELISQTKNVTNTHVNKIAIDFNNTQEAYKSKDNIELLRSLLVFKLCTFDILVDKNKELMALSKKVFGQRMFEKMMKMTFYGQFVAGEDHNSIKPLIQKNQAFGVGAVLDYSVEEDLTQEEAEKKEMDSCVSEAEKESPAGPNCYTPDSVLAIRIGIPSHTDVAHREKKYKAHRQFGDRRGGVISARTYFYADEAKCDNQMETFINCIKASAGTSADGFSAIKMTALGRPQFLLQFSEVLVKWRRFFNLLAAQQGKSGMTALEQKLELEQLKESLTKLGVGAKDDIENWFTGEKLGSSGTIDLLDWNSLINDTTKISNLLMVPNLETGQLEPLLKKFTTEEERQMKRMLQRVDVLAKHAMENGVRLMVDAEQTYFQPAISRLTLEMQRKFNTEKPIIFNTYQCYLKEAYDNVTVDVELSRREGWYFGAKLVRGAYMYQERDRAKEIGYEDPINPDYEATNRMYHKCLEYVLEEIEHNRKANIMVATHNEDTVKFTLEKMNETGLSPNENKVYFGQLLGMCDQISFPLGQAGFPVYKYVPYGPVNEVIPYLSRRAQENRGFMKGSQRERSLLWKELKRRLLSGQIVSKPSVV, encoded by the exons ATGTCGTACACGAAGTTTGCAACAGCTCTTGTTAGGGCAAACTCGGACAATATAAAGAAAATACGCATTTCACCTGGGAGATTTAGATCCACAGCCGCATCCACCCAACGCCAGGAACTGGGAGAAAAAGAGCAACAGGTTGATGAGTGCGCAGTGGTGAAAGCTGTCCCGGTCGAGCTCATAAGCCAAACTAAAAATGTTACAAATACGCACGTAAATAAAATTGCCATTGACTTCAACAACACTCAAGAAGCCTACAAAAGCAAGGATAACATAGAGCTGCTCAGAAGTCTCCTGGTCTTCAAACTTTGTACATTTGATATCCTCGTTGACAAGAACAAGGAG ttgaTGGCACTAAGTAAGAAGGTCTTTGGCCAGAGGATGTTtgagaagatgatgaagatgacctTCTATGGTCAGTTTGTGGCCGGAGAAGACCACAACTCCATCAAACCTCTGATTCAGAAGAATCAAGCCTTTGGTGTGGGGGCAGTGTTGGACTACAGTGTGGAAGAGGACCTGACACAAGAGGAGGCAGAAAAGAAGGAGATGGA TTCCTGTGTGTCCGAAGCGGAGAAAGAAAGTCCAG CAGGGCCTAACTGCTACACTCCAGACTCAGTGCTTGCAATCAGGATTGGTATTCCCAGTCACACAG ATGTTGCTCATCGTGAGAAGAAATACAAGGCCCATCGTCAGTTTGGGGACAGACGTGGGGGTGTGATCAGTGCTCGCACCTACTTCTATGCAGATGAGGCCAAGTGCGACAACCAAATGGAGACTTTCATAAACTGTATTAAAGCCTCTG CGGGGACGTCTGCAGATGGATTTTCTGCCATTAAAATGACCGCCCTGGGCCGACCACAATTCCTA CTCCAGTTCTCAGAAGTCCTGGTGAAATGGAGACGGTTCTTCAACCTGCTCGCGGCACAGCAGGGAAAATCTGGAATGACGGCATTGGAACAAAAACTGGAGCTGGAACAGCTAAAG GAGAGTTTGACTAAGCTGGGTGTTGGAGCCAAGGATGACATTGAGAATTGGTTTACTGGAGAGAAACTGGGTTCATCAGG GACAATAGATCTGCTTGACTGGAATAGCTTAATAAATGATACAACAAAAATCTCCAATCTGCTGATGGTCCCAAACCTTGAG ACTGGCCAGCTGGAGCCTCTGTTGAAGAAGTTCAcaacggaggaggagaggcagatgaagaggatgCTGCAGAGAGTGGACGTTCTGGCCAAG CATGCCATGGAGAATGGGGTTCGGCTGATGGTGGACGCTGAGCAGACGTACTTCCAGCCAGCAATTAGCAGACTGACCCTGGAAATGCAAAGGAAATTCAACACGGAAAAGCCcatcattttcaacacataCCAGTGTTACCTCAAG GAAGCCTATGACAATGTAACTGTGGATGTTGAGCTGTCACGGCGGGAGGGCTGGTACTTTGGTGCCAAACTGGTCCGTGGAGCCTACATGTACCAGGAGAGGGACAGGGCCAAGGAGATTGGCTATGAAGACCCCATTAACCCAGACTACGAGGCCACGAACAGGATGTATCACAA gTGTCTGGAGTATGTGCTGGAGGAGATTGAGCACAACAGGAAGGCCAATATCATGGTTGCGACCCACAATGAAGACACAGTGAAATTTACCCTAGAAAA aATGAATGAGACAGGCCTTTCACCCAATGAGAATAAAGTTTACTTTGGACAGCTGCTGGGCATGTGTGACCAGATCAGCTTCCCACTAG GACAAGCAGGTTTCCCAGTCTATAAGTATGTTCCATACGGCCCAGTGAACGAGGTCATTCCCTACCTGTCTCGCCGCGCTCAAGAAAACCGCGGCTTCATGAAGGGATCCCAGAGAGAGCGCAGCCTGCTGTGGAAGGAGCTGAAGCGCAGGCTGCTCAGTGGTCAGATTGTCTCTAAGCCTTCTGTCGTCTGA
- the prodha gene encoding proline dehydrogenase 1, mitochondrial isoform X2, giving the protein MSYTKFATALVRANSDNIKKIRISPGRFRSTAASTQRQELGEKEQQVDECAVVKAVPVELISQTKNVTNTHVNKIAIDFNNTQEAYKSKDNIELLRSLLVFKLCTFDILVDKNKELMALSKKVFGQRMFEKMMKMTFYGQFVAGEDHNSIKPLIQKNQAFGVGAVLDYSVEEDLTQEEAEKKEMDSCVSEAEKESPGPNCYTPDSVLAIRIGIPSHTDVAHREKKYKAHRQFGDRRGGVISARTYFYADEAKCDNQMETFINCIKASAGTSADGFSAIKMTALGRPQFLLQFSEVLVKWRRFFNLLAAQQGKSGMTALEQKLELEQLKESLTKLGVGAKDDIENWFTGEKLGSSGTIDLLDWNSLINDTTKISNLLMVPNLETGQLEPLLKKFTTEEERQMKRMLQRVDVLAKHAMENGVRLMVDAEQTYFQPAISRLTLEMQRKFNTEKPIIFNTYQCYLKEAYDNVTVDVELSRREGWYFGAKLVRGAYMYQERDRAKEIGYEDPINPDYEATNRMYHKCLEYVLEEIEHNRKANIMVATHNEDTVKFTLEKMNETGLSPNENKVYFGQLLGMCDQISFPLGQAGFPVYKYVPYGPVNEVIPYLSRRAQENRGFMKGSQRERSLLWKELKRRLLSGQIVSKPSVV; this is encoded by the exons ATGTCGTACACGAAGTTTGCAACAGCTCTTGTTAGGGCAAACTCGGACAATATAAAGAAAATACGCATTTCACCTGGGAGATTTAGATCCACAGCCGCATCCACCCAACGCCAGGAACTGGGAGAAAAAGAGCAACAGGTTGATGAGTGCGCAGTGGTGAAAGCTGTCCCGGTCGAGCTCATAAGCCAAACTAAAAATGTTACAAATACGCACGTAAATAAAATTGCCATTGACTTCAACAACACTCAAGAAGCCTACAAAAGCAAGGATAACATAGAGCTGCTCAGAAGTCTCCTGGTCTTCAAACTTTGTACATTTGATATCCTCGTTGACAAGAACAAGGAG ttgaTGGCACTAAGTAAGAAGGTCTTTGGCCAGAGGATGTTtgagaagatgatgaagatgacctTCTATGGTCAGTTTGTGGCCGGAGAAGACCACAACTCCATCAAACCTCTGATTCAGAAGAATCAAGCCTTTGGTGTGGGGGCAGTGTTGGACTACAGTGTGGAAGAGGACCTGACACAAGAGGAGGCAGAAAAGAAGGAGATGGA TTCCTGTGTGTCCGAAGCGGAGAAAGAAAGTCCAG GGCCTAACTGCTACACTCCAGACTCAGTGCTTGCAATCAGGATTGGTATTCCCAGTCACACAG ATGTTGCTCATCGTGAGAAGAAATACAAGGCCCATCGTCAGTTTGGGGACAGACGTGGGGGTGTGATCAGTGCTCGCACCTACTTCTATGCAGATGAGGCCAAGTGCGACAACCAAATGGAGACTTTCATAAACTGTATTAAAGCCTCTG CGGGGACGTCTGCAGATGGATTTTCTGCCATTAAAATGACCGCCCTGGGCCGACCACAATTCCTA CTCCAGTTCTCAGAAGTCCTGGTGAAATGGAGACGGTTCTTCAACCTGCTCGCGGCACAGCAGGGAAAATCTGGAATGACGGCATTGGAACAAAAACTGGAGCTGGAACAGCTAAAG GAGAGTTTGACTAAGCTGGGTGTTGGAGCCAAGGATGACATTGAGAATTGGTTTACTGGAGAGAAACTGGGTTCATCAGG GACAATAGATCTGCTTGACTGGAATAGCTTAATAAATGATACAACAAAAATCTCCAATCTGCTGATGGTCCCAAACCTTGAG ACTGGCCAGCTGGAGCCTCTGTTGAAGAAGTTCAcaacggaggaggagaggcagatgaagaggatgCTGCAGAGAGTGGACGTTCTGGCCAAG CATGCCATGGAGAATGGGGTTCGGCTGATGGTGGACGCTGAGCAGACGTACTTCCAGCCAGCAATTAGCAGACTGACCCTGGAAATGCAAAGGAAATTCAACACGGAAAAGCCcatcattttcaacacataCCAGTGTTACCTCAAG GAAGCCTATGACAATGTAACTGTGGATGTTGAGCTGTCACGGCGGGAGGGCTGGTACTTTGGTGCCAAACTGGTCCGTGGAGCCTACATGTACCAGGAGAGGGACAGGGCCAAGGAGATTGGCTATGAAGACCCCATTAACCCAGACTACGAGGCCACGAACAGGATGTATCACAA gTGTCTGGAGTATGTGCTGGAGGAGATTGAGCACAACAGGAAGGCCAATATCATGGTTGCGACCCACAATGAAGACACAGTGAAATTTACCCTAGAAAA aATGAATGAGACAGGCCTTTCACCCAATGAGAATAAAGTTTACTTTGGACAGCTGCTGGGCATGTGTGACCAGATCAGCTTCCCACTAG GACAAGCAGGTTTCCCAGTCTATAAGTATGTTCCATACGGCCCAGTGAACGAGGTCATTCCCTACCTGTCTCGCCGCGCTCAAGAAAACCGCGGCTTCATGAAGGGATCCCAGAGAGAGCGCAGCCTGCTGTGGAAGGAGCTGAAGCGCAGGCTGCTCAGTGGTCAGATTGTCTCTAAGCCTTCTGTCGTCTGA
- the prodha gene encoding proline dehydrogenase 1, mitochondrial isoform X3: MSYTKFATALVRANSDNIKKIRISPGRFRSTAASTQRQELGEKEQQVDECAVVKAVPVELISQTKNVTNTHVNKIAIDFNNTQEAYKSKDNIELLRSLLVFKLCTFDILVDKNKELMALSKKVFGQRMFEKMMKMTFYGQFVAGEDHNSIKPLIQKNQAFGVGAVLDYSVEEDLTQEEAEKKEMDSCVSEAEKESPDVAHREKKYKAHRQFGDRRGGVISARTYFYADEAKCDNQMETFINCIKASAGTSADGFSAIKMTALGRPQFLLQFSEVLVKWRRFFNLLAAQQGKSGMTALEQKLELEQLKESLTKLGVGAKDDIENWFTGEKLGSSGTIDLLDWNSLINDTTKISNLLMVPNLETGQLEPLLKKFTTEEERQMKRMLQRVDVLAKHAMENGVRLMVDAEQTYFQPAISRLTLEMQRKFNTEKPIIFNTYQCYLKEAYDNVTVDVELSRREGWYFGAKLVRGAYMYQERDRAKEIGYEDPINPDYEATNRMYHKCLEYVLEEIEHNRKANIMVATHNEDTVKFTLEKMNETGLSPNENKVYFGQLLGMCDQISFPLGQAGFPVYKYVPYGPVNEVIPYLSRRAQENRGFMKGSQRERSLLWKELKRRLLSGQIVSKPSVV; the protein is encoded by the exons ATGTCGTACACGAAGTTTGCAACAGCTCTTGTTAGGGCAAACTCGGACAATATAAAGAAAATACGCATTTCACCTGGGAGATTTAGATCCACAGCCGCATCCACCCAACGCCAGGAACTGGGAGAAAAAGAGCAACAGGTTGATGAGTGCGCAGTGGTGAAAGCTGTCCCGGTCGAGCTCATAAGCCAAACTAAAAATGTTACAAATACGCACGTAAATAAAATTGCCATTGACTTCAACAACACTCAAGAAGCCTACAAAAGCAAGGATAACATAGAGCTGCTCAGAAGTCTCCTGGTCTTCAAACTTTGTACATTTGATATCCTCGTTGACAAGAACAAGGAG ttgaTGGCACTAAGTAAGAAGGTCTTTGGCCAGAGGATGTTtgagaagatgatgaagatgacctTCTATGGTCAGTTTGTGGCCGGAGAAGACCACAACTCCATCAAACCTCTGATTCAGAAGAATCAAGCCTTTGGTGTGGGGGCAGTGTTGGACTACAGTGTGGAAGAGGACCTGACACAAGAGGAGGCAGAAAAGAAGGAGATGGA TTCCTGTGTGTCCGAAGCGGAGAAAGAAAGTCCAG ATGTTGCTCATCGTGAGAAGAAATACAAGGCCCATCGTCAGTTTGGGGACAGACGTGGGGGTGTGATCAGTGCTCGCACCTACTTCTATGCAGATGAGGCCAAGTGCGACAACCAAATGGAGACTTTCATAAACTGTATTAAAGCCTCTG CGGGGACGTCTGCAGATGGATTTTCTGCCATTAAAATGACCGCCCTGGGCCGACCACAATTCCTA CTCCAGTTCTCAGAAGTCCTGGTGAAATGGAGACGGTTCTTCAACCTGCTCGCGGCACAGCAGGGAAAATCTGGAATGACGGCATTGGAACAAAAACTGGAGCTGGAACAGCTAAAG GAGAGTTTGACTAAGCTGGGTGTTGGAGCCAAGGATGACATTGAGAATTGGTTTACTGGAGAGAAACTGGGTTCATCAGG GACAATAGATCTGCTTGACTGGAATAGCTTAATAAATGATACAACAAAAATCTCCAATCTGCTGATGGTCCCAAACCTTGAG ACTGGCCAGCTGGAGCCTCTGTTGAAGAAGTTCAcaacggaggaggagaggcagatgaagaggatgCTGCAGAGAGTGGACGTTCTGGCCAAG CATGCCATGGAGAATGGGGTTCGGCTGATGGTGGACGCTGAGCAGACGTACTTCCAGCCAGCAATTAGCAGACTGACCCTGGAAATGCAAAGGAAATTCAACACGGAAAAGCCcatcattttcaacacataCCAGTGTTACCTCAAG GAAGCCTATGACAATGTAACTGTGGATGTTGAGCTGTCACGGCGGGAGGGCTGGTACTTTGGTGCCAAACTGGTCCGTGGAGCCTACATGTACCAGGAGAGGGACAGGGCCAAGGAGATTGGCTATGAAGACCCCATTAACCCAGACTACGAGGCCACGAACAGGATGTATCACAA gTGTCTGGAGTATGTGCTGGAGGAGATTGAGCACAACAGGAAGGCCAATATCATGGTTGCGACCCACAATGAAGACACAGTGAAATTTACCCTAGAAAA aATGAATGAGACAGGCCTTTCACCCAATGAGAATAAAGTTTACTTTGGACAGCTGCTGGGCATGTGTGACCAGATCAGCTTCCCACTAG GACAAGCAGGTTTCCCAGTCTATAAGTATGTTCCATACGGCCCAGTGAACGAGGTCATTCCCTACCTGTCTCGCCGCGCTCAAGAAAACCGCGGCTTCATGAAGGGATCCCAGAGAGAGCGCAGCCTGCTGTGGAAGGAGCTGAAGCGCAGGCTGCTCAGTGGTCAGATTGTCTCTAAGCCTTCTGTCGTCTGA